The proteins below are encoded in one region of Flavobacterium nackdongense:
- a CDS encoding ExbD/TolR family protein — protein MAVKTQKKATSIDMTAMCDVAFLLLTFFILTATAKIPEALPVDTPQSTVQTKLPESDLATLTIGKGKVFFDLKGREVRKRTLELMGQKYGVEFTDDEKSKFALMEGIGVPILNLKQLIAMKTAERSKAGQPGVPKDSLDNQLAEWVQNARIANIELNDKELQIAIKGDAKEEYPSIRKVMDILQDQKINSFSLVTGLRGKNF, from the coding sequence ATGGCTGTAAAAACGCAAAAAAAAGCAACGTCTATTGATATGACGGCTATGTGTGATGTGGCATTCCTTTTGCTGACCTTCTTTATTTTGACCGCAACGGCCAAAATTCCAGAAGCACTGCCTGTGGACACGCCGCAATCTACCGTACAAACCAAATTACCCGAATCGGATTTGGCTACACTGACCATTGGTAAAGGAAAAGTGTTTTTTGATTTGAAAGGACGAGAGGTTCGTAAAAGAACACTCGAATTAATGGGTCAAAAATATGGTGTTGAATTTACGGATGACGAAAAATCAAAATTTGCCTTGATGGAAGGAATTGGAGTGCCAATTCTAAATTTGAAACAACTGATTGCTATGAAAACTGCTGAGCGTAGTAAAGCAGGTCAGCCGGGCGTTCCAAAAGATTCACTTGATAATCAATTGGCAGAATGGGTTCAAAATGCGCGAATTGCGAATATTGAGTTGAATGACAAAGAATTGCAAATAGCCATAAAGGGAGATGCAAAGGAAGAATATCCATCTATTCGTAAAGTCATGGATATTTTACAAGACCAAAAAATCAATAGCTTTAGTTTAGTTACTGGTTTAAGAGGAAAGAATTTTTAA
- a CDS encoding MotA/TolQ/ExbB proton channel family protein yields the protein MANVKKEKGAGLGGSISLIIIALCIFSGWIIWNFIMGDGANFEGGVNTGHPLPGNYLAMVYKGGPIVPVLMGLLLMVIVFSFERYAVISKAAGKGNLDKFMADVQKSIKSGDIDGAIAACDKQQGSVANPIRSALVKYLEVKKEGIDSEAAAETLHKEIEESTSLEMPMLEKHMTILSTLVSLGTLAGLLGTVTGMIKAFGALASSGTPDQAMLANGISEALINTATGISTSALAIIVYNLFTSKIDTLTYSIDEAGNTIVNTYRHYRGTLTK from the coding sequence ATGGCAAACGTTAAAAAAGAAAAAGGCGCAGGTTTAGGAGGAAGTATTTCATTGATCATTATTGCATTGTGTATTTTTTCAGGATGGATAATCTGGAATTTTATTATGGGTGATGGGGCAAATTTTGAAGGAGGAGTAAATACAGGACATCCACTTCCAGGGAATTATTTAGCAATGGTATACAAAGGAGGTCCTATTGTACCAGTTTTGATGGGATTATTATTAATGGTAATTGTATTCTCTTTCGAACGTTATGCTGTAATATCTAAAGCTGCTGGAAAAGGAAATCTTGATAAATTTATGGCAGATGTTCAAAAAAGCATCAAATCAGGAGATATCGACGGAGCTATCGCAGCTTGTGACAAACAACAAGGTTCAGTTGCTAACCCAATTAGATCAGCTTTAGTGAAATATCTAGAAGTAAAAAAAGAAGGAATCGATAGTGAAGCGGCTGCTGAAACTCTGCACAAAGAAATCGAAGAATCTACTTCACTTGAAATGCCAATGTTAGAAAAACACATGACTATTCTTTCTACTTTAGTTTCTCTTGGAACTCTTGCAGGATTATTAGGAACAGTAACAGGTATGATTAAAGCATTTGGTGCATTGGCAAGTTCAGGGACTCCTGACCAAGCGATGTTGGCAAATGGTATTTCTGAAGCACTTATCAATACTGCAACAGGAATCTCTACTTCTGCATTAGCAATTATCGTTTATAACTTATTTACTTCAAAAATCGATACATTGACTTATTCTATCGACGAAGCCGGTAACACCATCGTGAATACCTACAGACATTATAGAGGTACACTAACTAAGTAA
- a CDS encoding helicase HerA-like domain-containing protein — MDRIENFKKIINEGYVSKGESLILGGAMLDGEALADAPVKIPLKTLNRHGLIAGATGTGKTKTIQVLSEQLSSFGIPVLMMDIKGDFSGIAKEGEEKSFITERHAKINIPFKTASFPVELLSLSEQSGVRLRSTVSEFGPVLFSRILDLNDTQAGVVSVIFKYCDDNKMPLLDLKDFKKVINYITEEGKAEIEEGYGKISTSTTGTILRKIIELEQQGADLFFGEMSFDINDLLRFDENGKGYVNIIRLTDIQDKPKLFSTFMLSLLAEIYQQMPEKGDADQPELVLFIDEAHLIFKEASKTLLDQIETIVKLIRSKGIGVYFITQNPMDVPSGVLAQLGLKIQHALRAFTANDRQAIKQTADNYPSSDFYKTDEVLTSLGIGEALVTALNEKGIPTPLAATMMRAPTSRMDVLTESEIQEINSKSKLVKKYSELIDRESAYEMLNKKIAVVEEEVAKEEETKAAEKKATNEPSTAAVVGKSVLKVLTSATFIRGAFSILSKIMKK, encoded by the coding sequence ATGGACAGAATAGAAAATTTCAAAAAAATAATTAACGAAGGGTATGTTTCTAAAGGCGAAAGTCTAATTCTTGGCGGCGCCATGCTCGATGGTGAGGCCCTAGCCGATGCCCCTGTAAAAATTCCATTGAAAACCCTCAATCGACACGGATTAATTGCTGGCGCCACGGGAACCGGCAAGACCAAAACCATTCAAGTCCTGTCCGAACAATTATCCTCCTTTGGAATTCCCGTATTGATGATGGACATCAAAGGCGATTTTAGTGGAATAGCTAAAGAAGGTGAAGAAAAATCATTCATCACTGAACGCCACGCCAAAATCAATATTCCTTTCAAAACAGCCAGTTTTCCTGTAGAATTATTGTCTTTGTCCGAGCAAAGCGGCGTTCGTCTTCGATCGACTGTTTCAGAATTTGGACCTGTATTGTTTTCACGGATTCTCGATTTGAATGACACACAGGCCGGAGTCGTTTCGGTGATATTCAAATATTGCGATGATAATAAAATGCCGCTTTTGGATTTGAAAGACTTCAAAAAGGTAATCAATTACATTACCGAAGAGGGAAAAGCTGAAATTGAAGAAGGTTATGGCAAAATCTCTACCTCGACTACAGGTACTATTCTCAGAAAAATAATCGAACTCGAACAACAAGGTGCCGATCTGTTTTTTGGAGAAATGTCATTTGACATCAACGATTTGTTGCGTTTTGACGAGAACGGCAAGGGATATGTGAACATCATACGACTGACCGATATTCAAGACAAACCAAAGCTCTTTTCGACATTTATGTTGAGCTTATTAGCAGAGATTTACCAACAAATGCCAGAAAAAGGCGATGCCGACCAACCTGAATTGGTCTTATTTATAGACGAAGCGCATTTAATTTTCAAAGAAGCTAGCAAAACGTTGTTGGATCAAATAGAAACTATTGTCAAATTAATCCGTTCCAAAGGAATTGGCGTTTACTTTATAACCCAAAACCCAATGGACGTTCCGAGTGGTGTTTTGGCACAATTGGGATTGAAAATTCAGCACGCTTTGAGAGCTTTTACTGCCAATGACCGCCAAGCCATCAAGCAAACTGCCGATAATTATCCATCCTCTGACTTTTACAAAACAGATGAAGTATTGACTAGTCTTGGAATTGGAGAAGCTTTGGTGACTGCCTTGAACGAAAAAGGAATTCCAACGCCGCTGGCAGCGACGATGATGCGTGCTCCAACTAGCAGAATGGACGTTTTGACCGAAAGTGAAATCCAAGAAATCAATTCCAAATCAAAATTGGTCAAAAAATACAGCGAGCTCATCGACCGCGAAAGTGCCTACGAAATGCTGAATAAAAAAATTGCCGTGGTCGAAGAAGAAGTTGCCAAAGAAGAGGAAACAAAAGCCGCTGAAAAAAAAGCGACCAACGAGCCAAGCACCGCTGCGGTAGTGGGGAAATCAGTTTTGAAAGTTTTGACTAGCGCGACCTTCATTCGGGGTGCTTTTAGTATCTTAAGTAAAATAATGAAGAAATGA
- a CDS encoding cupin domain-containing protein yields the protein MKKYIIQKNPFVVPTTDGKLIEEHHGVPTTNNSAISIAHMIAPPKWKEPFQTPEFEEYTYIISGKKQFIIEGETVILEAGQSIKIEKNTRVQYSNPFDEPCEYIAICTPAFDFTKVHREEE from the coding sequence ATGAAAAAATATATAATACAAAAAAATCCTTTTGTGGTCCCAACTACCGATGGAAAACTCATCGAAGAACATCACGGGGTACCAACGACAAACAATTCAGCGATTTCTATTGCGCATATGATTGCGCCACCGAAGTGGAAAGAACCTTTTCAGACCCCAGAATTCGAGGAATATACCTATATTATATCAGGGAAAAAGCAATTTATCATCGAAGGCGAAACGGTCATTCTCGAAGCAGGACAATCGATTAAAATCGAAAAGAATACGCGTGTTCAATACTCCAACCCATTTGACGAGCCTTGTGAATATATCGCGATTTGTACTCCCGCTTTCGATTTTACCAAAGTGCATCGGGAGGAAGAATAA
- a CDS encoding penicillin acylase family protein codes for MKILKKVLLAVLSLILIVVLALVLYYFYAKPTYEGEQKLKNIQKETTVYFDDFGVPHIYANSQKDAMIALGYVHAQDRLWQMELLRRIAPGRLSEMFGSKLVKTDQFFAGLGIDENSENAIAQLDKKSEAYQLGMAYIDGINQYMEEGKTPVEFQVLGLKKDKFTLKDVYNIFGYMAFSFAMAQKTDPLLTDIRNKLGPEYLKDFGLDGSLGITQIKNFDGRAIEYAEISKAVASLLDNSPVPAFIGSNSWVIAPEKTKNGKVIFANDPHIAFSQPCTWYEAHLVVPDYEIYGYYLAGTPFPLLAHNREYAYGLTMFENDDLDLFQEETNPNNQNQYKSATGFQNFTIRQETIKIKDSSDLVLEVRETQHGPIVNDVLDGIKGTKPVAMSWIYTQQKNQILEAVFALSHASNLENFRNGVALIAAPGLNIMYGDAKGNIAWNTSGKLYKLDKSVNPNFIMNGANGIDDQKEFLDFSKNPHAINPSWNYIYSANNQPEAVEGYLYPGYYLPQDRAKRISELLQPKSDWTKEKVEKMMNDNTSSIAPSIAANLIMVLDAKTLSENEKQAVSILKRWKGSNNLNDSAPTIYQKWIYHYLKNTFQDELGETDFNMLLSTHSAKQIIEAQSKNENSIWWDDVATKNKKETRTEILNKSFHEAMKALENQLGKEVTTWTWNRVHTLEHQHPLGQVAALRAVFNVGSFEVPGSTEVINNLFFSFTNTGEYQVKGGPSTRRVIDFSDIENSMSILPTGQSGNPFSKHYSDQAEMYNTGKFRKMKMNEEEIIRTSTKLVFVPMN; via the coding sequence ATGAAAATACTTAAAAAAGTTCTTCTTGCTGTCCTAAGCTTGATTTTAATAGTGGTTCTGGCATTGGTCTTATACTATTTCTACGCGAAACCAACCTATGAAGGAGAGCAAAAACTCAAAAACATTCAAAAAGAAACCACCGTGTATTTTGATGATTTTGGGGTTCCGCACATTTACGCCAATTCTCAAAAAGACGCGATGATCGCTTTGGGATATGTTCACGCTCAAGATCGATTGTGGCAAATGGAATTGTTACGTCGCATAGCTCCCGGGAGACTTTCGGAAATGTTTGGTTCGAAATTAGTAAAAACGGATCAATTCTTTGCCGGTTTGGGTATCGATGAAAATTCCGAAAATGCAATCGCCCAATTAGACAAAAAATCCGAAGCCTATCAGCTGGGAATGGCCTATATTGATGGCATCAATCAGTATATGGAAGAAGGGAAAACACCTGTTGAATTTCAGGTATTGGGTTTGAAGAAAGATAAATTCACTTTGAAAGATGTCTATAACATTTTCGGATATATGGCTTTTAGTTTTGCAATGGCTCAAAAAACAGATCCATTATTGACCGATATTCGAAATAAATTAGGTCCGGAATATCTGAAAGATTTTGGTTTAGACGGTTCATTGGGCATCACTCAAATCAAAAACTTCGACGGAAGAGCAATAGAATATGCCGAAATTTCGAAGGCGGTAGCCAGTTTGCTCGATAATTCGCCAGTTCCTGCTTTTATTGGAAGCAACAGTTGGGTTATTGCACCCGAGAAAACGAAAAACGGTAAAGTAATTTTTGCCAATGATCCGCATATTGCTTTTTCGCAACCTTGCACTTGGTACGAAGCGCATCTTGTCGTGCCTGATTATGAAATATATGGCTATTATTTGGCTGGAACGCCTTTTCCACTTTTGGCACACAATCGCGAATATGCTTATGGGTTGACCATGTTCGAAAATGACGATCTCGATTTGTTTCAAGAAGAGACAAATCCAAATAATCAAAACCAATACAAATCCGCCACTGGATTCCAAAATTTCACCATTCGACAAGAAACTATTAAGATAAAAGATAGTTCCGATTTGGTTTTAGAAGTGCGAGAAACCCAACACGGCCCTATTGTGAATGATGTATTAGACGGAATCAAGGGCACGAAACCCGTTGCGATGTCTTGGATTTATACTCAGCAAAAAAATCAGATACTCGAAGCGGTTTTTGCGCTTTCTCACGCTAGTAATTTAGAGAATTTTAGAAATGGAGTTGCACTAATAGCCGCGCCAGGATTGAATATTATGTATGGCGATGCCAAAGGAAATATTGCTTGGAACACTTCGGGCAAACTTTATAAATTGGACAAATCGGTCAATCCAAATTTTATTATGAATGGCGCCAATGGCATCGATGACCAAAAAGAGTTCCTAGATTTTTCTAAAAATCCGCACGCCATCAATCCAAGTTGGAATTACATTTACTCTGCGAATAATCAGCCCGAAGCAGTTGAAGGCTATTTGTATCCCGGGTATTATTTGCCTCAAGACCGAGCCAAGCGAATTTCAGAATTATTGCAACCCAAAAGCGATTGGACTAAAGAAAAGGTGGAGAAAATGATGAATGATAACACCTCTTCAATTGCGCCAAGTATTGCGGCTAATTTGATTATGGTATTGGATGCAAAAACTTTGTCAGAAAATGAAAAGCAAGCAGTTTCGATTTTGAAAAGATGGAAAGGTTCCAATAATTTAAATGATAGTGCACCTACAATTTACCAGAAATGGATTTACCACTATTTGAAAAATACATTTCAAGACGAATTAGGCGAAACGGACTTTAATATGCTGCTCAGTACACATAGTGCCAAACAAATTATTGAGGCACAAAGCAAGAATGAAAACTCCATTTGGTGGGATGATGTTGCTACTAAAAATAAAAAAGAAACCAGAACAGAAATTCTCAACAAATCCTTTCACGAAGCGATGAAAGCACTCGAAAATCAATTGGGGAAGGAAGTCACTACTTGGACTTGGAATCGGGTGCACACCTTGGAGCATCAGCATCCTTTGGGGCAAGTGGCTGCTTTGAGAGCTGTTTTTAATGTAGGTTCTTTTGAAGTTCCCGGTTCGACAGAAGTGATCAATAACCTGTTTTTTAGTTTCACAAATACTGGCGAGTATCAGGTAAAAGGCGGTCCATCAACCCGGAGGGTAATCGATTTTTCGGATATTGAAAATAGTATGAGTATTTTACCCACAGGACAATCTGGAAACCCGTTCAGCAAACATTACAGCGATCAGGCAGAAATGTACAACACTGGCAAGTTCAGAAAAATGAAAATGAACGAGGAAGAAATTATTAGAACTTCGACAAAATTGGTTTTTGTGCCAATGAATTAA
- a CDS encoding flavin reductase family protein, which yields MKKVSKEEISKMEKVERLNLINSCTGYKSANLIATKSADGKPNVAIFSSVTHLGSQPALIGFIMRPTTVPRDTYKNLKETGFFTVNHITVAMIADAHHTSANYELGISEFDKTNLVEEYKEAIEIPFVKGSPVQLYCKYINEYFIKENDTIHVIASIEKLFFEEDLLHEDGWLQIDKGDVISLNGLDGYCLPKLVDRFQYARKDIPTKSFFDSKAD from the coding sequence ATGAAAAAAGTTTCTAAAGAAGAAATTTCCAAAATGGAAAAGGTCGAACGGCTGAATTTAATCAATTCGTGCACGGGATATAAATCGGCAAATCTGATCGCAACAAAATCGGCAGACGGAAAACCGAACGTAGCCATATTTAGTAGCGTAACCCATTTAGGGAGTCAGCCTGCCTTAATTGGTTTCATTATGCGACCAACTACGGTGCCGCGAGATACCTATAAAAACTTGAAGGAAACCGGTTTTTTTACTGTGAATCATATTACAGTTGCGATGATTGCGGATGCGCATCATACCTCGGCTAATTATGAATTGGGGATTTCAGAGTTTGACAAAACCAATTTGGTCGAAGAATACAAGGAGGCGATTGAAATTCCTTTTGTAAAAGGCAGTCCGGTGCAGTTGTACTGTAAATATATCAATGAATATTTTATCAAGGAAAATGACACAATTCATGTCATTGCTTCTATCGAAAAGTTGTTTTTCGAAGAAGATTTACTCCACGAAGACGGTTGGTTGCAAATAGACAAAGGCGATGTCATTAGTTTGAACGGGCTCGACGGTTACTGCTTGCCAAAATTGGTGGACCGTTTTCAATACGCCCGAAAAGACATACCTACAAAGTCGTTTTTTGACTCTAAAGCGGACTAG
- the queA gene encoding tRNA preQ1(34) S-adenosylmethionine ribosyltransferase-isomerase QueA has translation MKLSHFQFHLPKELLAEYPAENRDESRLMVIDRKKQTIEHKMFKDVIDYFDEGDVMILNNTKVFPARLYGNKEKTGARIEVFLLRELNAEQRLWDVLVDPARKIRIGNKLYFGDDDSLVAEVIDNTTSRGRTLRFLYDGSYDEFRNKLTELGETPIPKYINREVTPEDAERYQTIYAKEEGAVAAPTAGLHFSKHLLKRLEIKGVKFAEVTLHVGLGTFNPVEVEDLSKHKMDSEELKITPEACEIVNAAKMTRNRVCAVGTTSMRAIESSVSSQKTLNPYDGWTNKFIFPPHDFSVATCMITNFHTPKSTLLMMISAFCGHDLMRRAYDEAIKEGYKFYSYGDAMLII, from the coding sequence ATGAAATTATCACATTTTCAATTCCATTTACCAAAAGAACTTCTTGCAGAATATCCAGCCGAAAACCGTGATGAGTCACGATTAATGGTTATCGATCGTAAAAAACAGACTATTGAACACAAAATGTTCAAGGATGTTATCGATTATTTTGACGAAGGGGATGTTATGATTCTAAACAATACTAAGGTTTTTCCAGCCCGTTTGTATGGAAACAAAGAAAAAACAGGAGCCAGAATCGAGGTTTTTTTACTTAGAGAACTCAATGCAGAACAACGACTTTGGGATGTATTGGTCGATCCAGCTCGTAAAATTCGTATTGGAAACAAATTGTATTTTGGTGATGACGATTCATTGGTTGCCGAAGTAATTGACAATACCACCTCGCGCGGTCGAACTTTGCGTTTTCTGTATGATGGGTCTTATGATGAATTCAGAAACAAATTGACAGAATTAGGAGAAACTCCAATCCCGAAATACATCAACCGTGAAGTAACTCCTGAAGATGCCGAGCGTTATCAAACGATTTATGCTAAAGAAGAAGGCGCTGTAGCAGCACCAACTGCTGGTTTACACTTTTCAAAACATTTATTAAAACGACTTGAAATAAAAGGAGTAAAATTTGCCGAAGTAACACTTCACGTAGGTTTAGGAACTTTCAATCCTGTAGAAGTAGAAGATTTATCCAAACACAAAATGGATTCGGAAGAGTTGAAAATCACTCCTGAAGCCTGCGAAATTGTAAACGCCGCAAAAATGACAAGAAATCGTGTTTGTGCCGTGGGAACAACCTCCATGCGCGCGATCGAAAGCTCGGTTTCTTCACAAAAAACACTAAATCCTTATGACGGATGGACCAATAAATTCATTTTCCCTCCACACGATTTTAGCGTGGCCACTTGTATGATTACCAATTTTCACACACCAAAATCAACTTTATTAATGATGATTTCTGCTTTTTGCGGACATGATTTAATGAGACGTGCCTATGATGAAGCCATCAAAGAAGGATACAAATTCTATTCCTACGGCGATGCGATGTTGATTATATAA
- the aroA gene encoding 3-phosphoshikimate 1-carboxyvinyltransferase, whose amino-acid sequence MNLHLQSAILNLTSEISITGSKSETNRLLLLQALFPNITLDNTSNSDDSEVMQKALSLDSQLPISNSQLIDIHHAGTAMRFLTAYFAVNEGREVVLTGSSRMKERPIKVLVEALRQLGAQISYENEDGYPPIRIKGQKITKDKVSIPANVSSQYISALLLIAPKLENGIELTLAGEITSIPYIKMTLALLNDLNIQTSFEGNVIKVYPKQEVEPKLLTVESDWSSASYFFSIVALSEIGTQITLSSYKQNSLQGDSSLVEIYKKLGVETIFENNSIILQKIAVHDPFPYGEGWDGANTPDIAQTIVVTCLGLGIGCHLTGLHTLKIKETDRLEALRIELTKLGANISVTNDSLTLVATKEINSNVKIATYNDHRMAMAFAPLALKVPIIIENAEVVSKSYPDFWEDLKNLGFSCAPFGDASGQISEL is encoded by the coding sequence ATGAATTTACATCTGCAATCTGCAATCTTAAATCTTACATCTGAAATCTCAATAACCGGCTCAAAATCCGAAACCAACAGACTGTTGTTGTTACAGGCTTTATTTCCGAATATTACTTTGGACAATACTTCCAATTCCGATGACAGCGAAGTAATGCAAAAAGCATTGTCCTTAGACTCCCAACTTCCAATTTCCAACTCCCAGCTTATAGACATTCATCACGCTGGAACAGCAATGCGTTTTCTTACCGCCTATTTTGCTGTGAATGAAGGACGCGAAGTGGTTTTGACAGGCTCTTCTAGGATGAAAGAACGACCGATAAAAGTTTTAGTTGAGGCTTTGCGACAATTAGGAGCGCAAATATCGTATGAAAATGAAGATGGTTATCCGCCCATTCGAATCAAAGGACAAAAAATCACCAAAGACAAAGTTAGTATTCCTGCCAATGTGAGCAGTCAGTACATTTCTGCCTTATTGTTAATCGCCCCAAAATTAGAAAACGGTATCGAATTGACTTTGGCGGGTGAAATCACATCTATTCCTTATATCAAAATGACCTTGGCATTGTTGAATGATTTGAATATTCAAACCAGTTTTGAAGGCAATGTAATCAAAGTCTATCCAAAACAAGAAGTAGAACCAAAATTATTGACAGTTGAATCCGATTGGAGTTCGGCTTCTTACTTTTTTAGTATAGTAGCTTTATCTGAAATCGGCACACAAATTACATTGTCTAGTTATAAACAAAATAGTTTGCAAGGTGATAGTTCTTTGGTCGAAATTTATAAAAAATTAGGAGTTGAAACTATTTTCGAAAACAACTCAATTATCCTTCAAAAAATAGCCGTTCACGACCCCTTCCCCTATGGGGAAGGCTGGGATGGGGCTAATACTCCCGACATTGCACAAACCATTGTGGTAACTTGTCTTGGTTTGGGGATTGGTTGCCATTTGACAGGACTTCACACCCTGAAAATTAAAGAAACCGACCGTTTGGAAGCGCTTCGAATCGAATTGACAAAATTGGGAGCAAACATTTCGGTAACCAACGATAGTTTAACACTTGTTGCCACAAAAGAAATCAATTCGAATGTGAAAATTGCAACCTATAACGACCATAGAATGGCGATGGCATTTGCGCCATTGGCCTTAAAAGTGCCTATCATTATCGAAAATGCCGAAGTGGTTTCAAAATCCTATCCTGATTTTTGGGAAGATTTAAAAAATCTTGGTTTTAGCTGCGCTCCGTTCGGCGATGCCTCGGGTCAAATTTCCGAATTATAA
- a CDS encoding nucleotide pyrophosphohydrolase produces MNLKNSQLAVDTWIKEHGVRYFNELTNMAQLTEEVGEVARIIARRYGEQSEKESDKNKDLGEELADVVFVVLCLANQTGIDLQAAFDKKMDLKSVRDKDRHKNNEKLAPQPPKGE; encoded by the coding sequence ATGAACCTAAAAAACTCCCAACTAGCCGTTGACACTTGGATCAAAGAACACGGCGTTCGCTACTTCAACGAACTCACCAATATGGCACAATTGACCGAAGAAGTAGGCGAGGTAGCCCGAATTATCGCCCGTCGTTACGGCGAACAATCCGAAAAAGAAAGCGACAAAAATAAGGATCTTGGCGAAGAACTAGCCGACGTGGTTTTTGTGGTTTTATGCCTAGCCAACCAAACCGGAATCGATTTACAAGCCGCTTTCGATAAGAAAATGGACTTGAAATCGGTGCGTGATAAAGACCGCCACAAGAACAATGAGAAACTTGCCCCCCAACCCCCAAAGGGGGAGTAA